Proteins encoded by one window of Aphis gossypii isolate Hap1 chromosome X, ASM2018417v2, whole genome shotgun sequence:
- the LOC126552006 gene encoding uncharacterized protein LOC126552006, with translation MSCYSFKSDDEESVVFSEDNIATTSQKKGTSKRLAVKPEKKPVSKKTKKSTAICYTDKILDLITDPTIPTDAENTLNIKKDDCSLTVKTPVDNTAVDYWTIAHYKCAKIDKLLCKIDGSMLNAHSKYL, from the exons atgtcctGCTACTCATTTAAAAGCGATGACGAGGAGTCGGTTGTATTTTCcgaa gataATATTGCAACAACATCTCAAAAAAAAGGTACATCGAAAAGGTTAGCTGTAAAACCGGAGAAGAAACCAGTATCGAAAAAGACGAAAAAg agcactgctatttgttatacagacaaaatattagatttaataacagATCCAACTATACCAACCGATGCAGAGAACaccttgaatataaaaaaggatGATTGTTCATTAACGGTTAAGACACCTGTAGACAATACGGCTGTAGATTACTGGACTATAGCACATTATAAATGTGCTAAAATTGATAAGTTGCTCTGcaagatag ATGGAAGCATGCTGAATGCTCActcaaaatatctttaa